The Pyxidicoccus sp. MSG2 DNA segment CCCTTCAGGACAGGCCTGGCGCTGACAGTTGTCTCCCTGGATGCGAGCACATGCCGAGACACCCTTCTTGAAGGGTACGCATTCCTGTCCTTCAGGGCAGGCGCGTCCATCACAGGTGGGCATGCAAGAGGGCCCGTTTCTCCCGTCCAGGCAGGTGGTGCCTTCAGGGCAGGTTCCTGGCTCCCCAAGCTCGCACGGGCGGCCGCAGTAGCCGTTGCAGAGAAGCCCTGGGCGGCAGACCATCTCGCGGGTGTACGTGAACGCGGACGAGCAGGGCGCGCCTTCATCCGCCAGTCCCTGGACGACACAAAGGCGTACCCATGGCCCATGGCCCCGGCTCCGCAACGCTTTGCAGGTGAAGCCCTCGTCACATTGAAGGTCCGTCCGACACTCGCTGGACAGGCAGAGGGCTGTGCCGCTCGGGAATGAGAGGCATCCGAGCGGGGGCTCACAGTCCTCCGCCTTCTCACACGGCCGCTCATGAGTCAGCAGTGCCCGGCGTTCATCGAGGGTCAGGACGGGGCTTGCCGTCTCCATGTTCCTTTGAGGCTCTTGCGCTGGGGGCCTGTTCGCGGGCCAGTCCCGCCCAGCGGCGACGACGAAAACGACGGGAAGCGGAAGTAGGAAGCCCGCGAGAGCCGCTAGCAGGGGCCGCCACTTCACTTGCATCTCCAGTCGCACTCTTCGTCGTCACCTTCTTTCTGGGGGCAGTCCCACTTCCAGGTCTGCCCAGGAGGGCACTCCTGCTCTTGAGCCTCCTTCGTGTCCTTGCGCGCGGCGCGGTCGATGAAGCCATCCCGCATGTGGTCATGCGGGCATCCCGTTCCGGTCAGGAGCAAGACCGCGGACATCACACCGTGGCGCCAGCGCATGACTTCCCCCGTGGCAGCGACAGCCTGCTCAGGGTAGCGCCAACGAAAGACAGGTCGCGATTAGCGCCGCGTGAGAGTGCTCAACACCCGACTGCCAGCGTCAGCGCTGCTCCGCCTTCTTGAACCGCAGCCGCTTCAACTCCTCGAACCGCGCCCGATTACGCGGCGGCGTCGTGGCCACCAGCCCGTCCAGCATGCGCTTGGAGCTCTGGTAGATCTCCTCCACGGCGATGTCGAACGCATCGGTGTTCTGCTTCGACGGCTTGCGCGTGGCGGCAATCTTGCGGACGAACTGCAGCGCCGCCGCACGGATGTCGTCGTCGGTAGCGGGCGGCTCGAAGTTGAACAGGGGCTTGATGTTCCGGCACATGCCCCAAGGCTAGGAGCGTGCGGGGCGCACGGGCAAGGCCACTCAGGCCGCCCGGTCGGCGGTGGCGACGAGCCGCTCGTGAAGCACGAAGAGCACCAGCGCGAAGCAGGCAATCATCGGTGCGATGGCCCGCAGGCCGGCGTATTCGCTCACGAGGCCAGCCATGTTCGGCAGCACCGCGATGCCCAGCGTCGCCATGCTCACCTGGAAGCCCACCGCGTGCGGCGCCATGTGCACCCCGACGCGCCTGGGCGTCTCGGCCATGAGCCCCGGGTAGATGGACGCGAGCGAGAATGACAGCAGCGGCAGCGCGATGGCCCCCAGTGCGAGCCCTGGAATGGCGAACAAGGCCGCGGAGAGGACCACCCCCACGGTGGCCATCCGGATCATCCGGACCTGCCCCAGCCGCTCCACCACCAGTCCCAGCACGAGCCGCCCCGCGAAGAGCCCACCCCAGTAGGCCGCCACCCAGGTCCCTGCCGCCGTCCCGGAGAGGCCGCGCTCCTCCGTGAGCAGCGTGTAGCTCCACTGCCCGGCGCAGACCTCGATGCCCGTGTAGAAGAAGAAGATGGCCAGCTGCAGCCAGACCGTGCCGCTGCGCAGGGCCGTCCGGCCGCTGACGCGCGGCGCTTCCTCCGGCACCGGGCCGCTGCCACCGGGCGCGTCCAGAACCACCGGCGCCTCGGAGGGCGGCGTGTCCCAGCGTCTGCGCGACACGACAAAGGCGATGACCATGGCGGCGAGCAGCCCGCCAACCACCGCGTAGCCGACCCGCCAGGAGCCACCACGGCTGAGGACGGTGGTCATGATGGCCGGCCCCACCGTGGCGCCGGCCGCGTACGCGGCGTGGAGCCAGGACATGTGCTTCGGCCCGAAGTTCCGGGCCGCGTAGGTATTCAGCGCGGCGTCGATGGCGCCAGAGCCGAAGCCCATCAGGAGCGACGCCAGCAGGATGAGTGCGAAGGCAGGGGCGGCGGAGATGCCCAGGACACTCGCGGCGACGAGCGCCGTGCTCCCCGTCAGTAGCAGGCCGATACCCAGGCCCTGGATGAGCCTGCCGGCGAGCATGCCGGAGAGGAAGTAGGAGCCCGCCGCGACGGCGACAGGCGCACCGAGGAGCGCCTGGTGGAGGCCCATTCCATCCCGCATGGACGGCCAGGCGACTCCGAGCAGCGCATCGGGCAGCCCGAGGCTGATGAAGGCGAGATAGGCGAGGGCCAGGATGGACCCGGAGGTGCGGGAGCTCGGACGTTGCATGGCGGCGTGAGCCGTGGATGCCACGGGACGCGGACATGACGCCAGCGACAGTTTCCGGCGGAGCAGCGTGGCCAACGCACGCCTGCTCGGGCGCGGACGGGGCCCGGGCGGACCGGCACACTTGCGGCACTTTTCGGACCGCGACTGTGTCTTCACGGGGACGGTGGATGCCCGTTAGAACGGGCACACCATGGCTCCACGGACCTGTCTCGTCACGCGGCGCGAGGAGCTGGAGCAGATACTCCAGCTCCAGGCCGCCAATCTGAAGCAACACGTGTCCCCCGAGCAGGCCGCGCGTGAGGGCTTCCTGACGGTGGCGCACACGCTGGACGGGCTGCAGCGGATGCACGCGCTCGCGCCGAGCGTCATCGCGAAGGACGGCGACACGCTTGCGGGCTATGCGCTGGTGATGCCGGTGGAGGCGCGCGCCTTCGTCCCCCTCCTCGAGCCCATGTTCCAGCTCTTCGAGACGCTGAGCTGGCGCGGGCGCCCGCTGGGTGATTACCGCTACTACGTCATGGGCCAGGTGTGCGTGGCCGAGGCGTACCGGGGCCAGGGCGTGTTCGACGCCCTCTACCGCGGGCACCGCGAAGGCTACGGGACGCGCTTCGACTGCACGGTAACGGAGGTAGCCACGCGCAACACGCGCTCGATGCGGGCCCACACCCGCGTCGGCTTCGAGCTGCTGAAGACGTACCGGGACGCCACGGACGAGTGGGCCGTCGTCGCCTTGCCGCTGCACGATTGACTGTCGGGGAATGGGCGGGCCTGTTCAGCGTTGCATGGCCCCGGAAGAGGCGGGGGTGCCCCCGTCTGGCCGGATGGTACGGTCCGGCGCTGCTTCCGCCCTTCCTTCACGACAGAGGAGCCCACCCATGACGCACCGCCGCACCACGCTGAGCATTCCGACCCTGGCCGCGCTCGTCTTCCTCGCCGCCACGCCCGCGCTGGCGCAGAAGACCATTGCCCCCGAGAAGGCTCCCGTCAGCCCGCTGCAGATGACGGCGAAGAAGCTGGACGACAAGACGTACGTGAAGGTGACCTACAGCTCGCCGCGCATGCAGGACCCGAAGACGGGCGAGAAGCGCGTCATCTTTGGCAAGCTGGTGCCCTATGGCGAGGTGTGGCGCCTGGGCGCGAATGCCGCCACGGAGCTGACCACCACGGGTGACCTCGAAGTCGCGGGCAAGAAGCTCGCGGCCGGCACCTACGCGGTCTTCGCCATTCCGCAGGCCGACAAGTGGACGCTCATCTTCAACAAGGACCTCGGCGAGTGGGGCGCCTACAAGTACAACAAGGACCAGGACGCCCTGCGCGTCGACGTGCCGGCGAAGAAGAGCGTCGACACCCATGAGGCGTTCACCATCGCCCTGGACGACAAGGGCACCGCGCTGAACTTCGCGTGGGAGAACACGCAGGTCTCCGTCCCCGTGAAGCCGGCGAAGAAGGGCTGAGCCACACGGCCTTCGCTCACCGGGAGGCGAACCGTTTCGCCTTCCCGATGCGCACGGCCAGCAATTCCCCCGCGCGCGCGTCGCGCGGGGGACCCACCACGCGCAGCAGCGTGCCGCCCACCGGGAAGCGGTACTCCGCCGCGTGTCCGAGGAACAGCCGCGCGGAGAGCGGCAGCAGCGTGCCCTCTCCGCCCAGCTCCAGGTCCTCCGGGCGGACCACCAGCGTGCACGGGCCGTCCGGGGCCACCATGCCCGCGGGCAGGGGGAACTTCGCGTCCCCCTGTGCGGTGTGGAACTCCCCGTCTCGCACGTGGCCCACGAGGACATTCGCCCCTCCGACGAAGCCCGCGACGAACGGTGTCGCGGGCTCGCGGTAGAGGCGCTCGGGGGTGTCCACCTGCTCGATGACACCCTGGTTCATCACCGCGATGCGGTCCGACAGCGCGAGCGCCTCGCCCTGGTCGTGCGTGACGAAGACCATGGTGGTGCCCAGCCTCGCGCGCAGGGCGGCGATTTCCGCGCGCAGCTCCTCGCGCAGCGCCGCGTCCAGGTTGGACAGCGGCTCGTCCAGCAGCAACACGCGCGGGCCCGCCACCAGCGCCCTCGCGAGCGCCACGCGCTGGAGCTGTCCGCCCGACAGCTCGTGTGGCCTCCGCGTGGCGAGCGCCTCCAGCCGCACCCAGCGCAGCGCTTCCTTCACACGTGACGCCACCTCCGGCTTCGGCATGCGCCGCAGCGTCAGCGGGTACGCGACATTCTCCTCCACGGAGCGGTGCGGCCACACGGCGTAGCTCTGGAAGACCATGCCCAGCCCACGGCGCTCGGGCGGGACGCGGACTCCGGGCCCGGCCACCGTCTCCCCGCCGATGCGGATGACGCCTGTGTCCGGATGCTCCAGTCCCGCGAGCATGCGCAGCGTCGTCGTCTTGCCGCAGCCCGAGGGGCCGAGGAGCGACACCAGCTCTCCCTCGCGCACGTCCAGGCTGAGGCCGCGCACCACCGGCGTGGTGCCGTACGACTTGAACAGGCCCTCCAGCGCGAGCGCCGCCATCACCGCACCTCCACCG contains these protein-coding regions:
- a CDS encoding GNAT family N-acetyltransferase; protein product: MAPRTCLVTRREELEQILQLQAANLKQHVSPEQAAREGFLTVAHTLDGLQRMHALAPSVIAKDGDTLAGYALVMPVEARAFVPLLEPMFQLFETLSWRGRPLGDYRYYVMGQVCVAEAYRGQGVFDALYRGHREGYGTRFDCTVTEVATRNTRSMRAHTRVGFELLKTYRDATDEWAVVALPLHD
- a CDS encoding MFS transporter, whose translation is MQRPSSRTSGSILALAYLAFISLGLPDALLGVAWPSMRDGMGLHQALLGAPVAVAAGSYFLSGMLAGRLIQGLGIGLLLTGSTALVAASVLGISAAPAFALILLASLLMGFGSGAIDAALNTYAARNFGPKHMSWLHAAYAAGATVGPAIMTTVLSRGGSWRVGYAVVGGLLAAMVIAFVVSRRRWDTPPSEAPVVLDAPGGSGPVPEEAPRVSGRTALRSGTVWLQLAIFFFYTGIEVCAGQWSYTLLTEERGLSGTAAGTWVAAYWGGLFAGRLVLGLVVERLGQVRMIRMATVGVVLSAALFAIPGLALGAIALPLLSFSLASIYPGLMAETPRRVGVHMAPHAVGFQVSMATLGIAVLPNMAGLVSEYAGLRAIAPMIACFALVLFVLHERLVATADRAA
- a CDS encoding DUF2277 domain-containing protein, with translation MCRNIKPLFNFEPPATDDDIRAAALQFVRKIAATRKPSKQNTDAFDIAVEEIYQSSKRMLDGLVATTPPRNRARFEELKRLRFKKAEQR
- a CDS encoding ABC transporter ATP-binding protein, which codes for MAALALEGLFKSYGTTPVVRGLSLDVREGELVSLLGPSGCGKTTTLRMLAGLEHPDTGVIRIGGETVAGPGVRVPPERRGLGMVFQSYAVWPHRSVEENVAYPLTLRRMPKPEVASRVKEALRWVRLEALATRRPHELSGGQLQRVALARALVAGPRVLLLDEPLSNLDAALREELRAEIAALRARLGTTMVFVTHDQGEALALSDRIAVMNQGVIEQVDTPERLYREPATPFVAGFVGGANVLVGHVRDGEFHTAQGDAKFPLPAGMVAPDGPCTLVVRPEDLELGGEGTLLPLSARLFLGHAAEYRFPVGGTLLRVVGPPRDARAGELLAVRIGKAKRFASR
- a CDS encoding DUF2911 domain-containing protein, with product MTHRRTTLSIPTLAALVFLAATPALAQKTIAPEKAPVSPLQMTAKKLDDKTYVKVTYSSPRMQDPKTGEKRVIFGKLVPYGEVWRLGANAATELTTTGDLEVAGKKLAAGTYAVFAIPQADKWTLIFNKDLGEWGAYKYNKDQDALRVDVPAKKSVDTHEAFTIALDDKGTALNFAWENTQVSVPVKPAKKG